A window from Neobacillus sp. PS3-40 encodes these proteins:
- a CDS encoding phosphatase PAP2 family protein: MLNLFYGFDCQLLLKVNRHFDKKLLNLFFRFFTYLGGGEFTIAATFILLLLSPKDTKLTAISSALALSASHIPVYFLKQIFPRERPYLIVEKTKFPAEPLKDHSFPSGHTTAFFSVVIPYGIYIPQLSYIIIPLGICVGISRIYLGLHYPSDVIAGGLLGTFTGLLCFYLLCT; this comes from the coding sequence ATGTTAAATTTATTTTATGGTTTTGACTGCCAATTATTGCTGAAGGTAAATCGCCATTTTGATAAAAAGCTTTTAAATCTTTTTTTTAGATTTTTCACATACCTAGGCGGAGGAGAATTTACGATAGCCGCAACATTTATCCTCTTACTCTTATCGCCAAAAGATACTAAATTAACTGCTATTTCAAGTGCTCTTGCCTTATCAGCTAGCCATATACCTGTTTATTTTTTAAAACAGATCTTTCCACGAGAAAGACCATATTTAATAGTAGAAAAGACAAAATTTCCTGCTGAACCATTAAAAGATCATTCTTTTCCTTCGGGACATACAACAGCATTTTTTTCAGTTGTAATTCCTTATGGTATTTACATTCCACAACTTTCTTATATTATAATCCCTCTTGGAATTTGTGTAGGGATATCAAGAATTTACTTGGGTCTTCATTATCCTTCCGATGTAATTGCTGGAGGATTACTTGGCACATTTACTGGACTTCTATGTTTTTATTTATTATGTACTTGA
- the pstB gene encoding phosphate ABC transporter ATP-binding protein PstB, whose translation MVLTVRNDSVVKMPFQKNMIVNVKDLEIFYGDKRAVNGISMDIEKNAVTALIGPSGCGKSTFLRSINRMNDLIPGARAVGEIIYEDLNILSDQINVVALRKEIGMVFQKPNPFPKSIYENITHALKFSGIRKKSQLDEIVEESLRKAALWEEVKDRLHKSALSLSGGQQQRLCIARTIAMKPTVMLLDEPSSALDPISNAKVEDLIVELKKDYSIIIVTHNMQQASRISDKTAFFLSGDLIEYDATETIFTNPSVKKTEEYISGRFG comes from the coding sequence ATGGTTTTAACAGTAAGGAATGATTCAGTAGTAAAAATGCCTTTTCAGAAGAACATGATAGTGAATGTTAAAGATCTTGAAATTTTTTATGGTGATAAACGAGCAGTTAATGGTATCTCAATGGATATTGAAAAAAACGCTGTTACAGCCTTAATCGGGCCTTCTGGTTGTGGTAAATCAACATTTTTGCGTAGTATCAATCGAATGAATGATTTAATCCCTGGTGCAAGGGCAGTAGGCGAAATTATTTATGAAGATCTGAATATTTTATCAGATCAAATTAATGTTGTTGCACTTAGAAAGGAAATTGGGATGGTATTTCAGAAGCCTAATCCCTTTCCTAAATCTATTTATGAAAATATTACTCATGCATTGAAATTTTCTGGGATCAGAAAGAAAAGCCAGCTTGATGAAATTGTTGAGGAAAGCCTTAGAAAAGCGGCATTGTGGGAAGAAGTAAAGGACAGGCTTCACAAATCAGCATTATCTCTTTCAGGTGGGCAACAACAAAGGCTGTGCATTGCAAGGACAATTGCGATGAAACCAACTGTTATGCTTCTTGATGAACCCTCATCAGCACTTGACCCTATTTCAAATGCTAAAGTGGAAGATTTGATTGTAGAACTAAAAAAGGATTATTCGATTATAATTGTGACACATAATATGCAGCAGGCATCGCGTATCTCTGATAAAACGGCCTTCTTCTTAAGCGGAGATTTGATTGAATATGATGCAACAGAAACTATTTTTACAAATCCTTCTGTCAAGAAGACGGAAGAATATATTTCTGGAAGGTTTGGATAA
- a CDS encoding methyl-accepting chemotaxis protein — protein sequence MGKMIKLQNFRRLMPKSFIWKDINIGAKLGIALGFSTVLFAATVILIFMLLQHIRADLYIIKEKGNQATEIAEIGSIIRAKDIRIADYITFLNEEDVKQYRVLRNDLNNKLEHLEHHLKNKNYIRLINEIRQNNIEIDNHFNNQLIPAVVRLDDKIYTQTRKDISTLREENGKIVIELSGKINNESSKTITKTEKSMDMFMIQILFLALFFTFLSGAIVFLLSMSLRKNLFNIVRTAKEVSTGDLNVEPLITNRKDEIGEINVAVNGMTESLRKMVRGIKGVSKNININTEKLRNYSYNVKQKSEGIFGTMETLSTGAEEQAASSMQLFTHYDSLNNEIEHLTMKGMVLKQSATNVMKTTENGQTLLFDTISKISNVYQIIGKTVNEIGTMENKMGEINRLADVIKAIAAQTHLLALNASIEAARAGEHGNGFAVVAKEVKKLAGEVEFSLIDINGIVISIQRMFQALTGSLQQGFEELKLGTYKLEHTEEGFYSIKGEMEKMVENVANISQGLEAISQNSLEVKSSFELIASTSNQFKSGTIHSSNFIKDQDKELENIHIKTNEISEQANILLNLVENFRI from the coding sequence ATGGGAAAAATGATAAAGCTACAAAATTTCCGGCGATTAATGCCAAAATCCTTTATATGGAAAGATATTAATATTGGAGCTAAGTTAGGTATAGCATTGGGATTTAGTACTGTATTATTTGCTGCAACTGTAATTTTGATTTTTATGTTATTACAACATATAAGGGCAGACCTCTACATTATTAAAGAAAAAGGAAACCAAGCAACAGAGATAGCAGAAATAGGTTCAATTATTAGAGCAAAAGATATTCGAATAGCAGATTATATTACCTTTTTAAATGAAGAAGATGTAAAACAATATCGGGTTTTACGAAATGATTTAAATAATAAGCTTGAGCATCTAGAACACCATTTAAAAAATAAAAATTACATAAGGTTAATCAATGAAATAAGACAAAACAATATAGAAATTGATAATCACTTTAATAATCAATTAATTCCAGCTGTTGTTAGATTAGACGATAAAATTTACACGCAAACAAGAAAAGATATTTCTACATTACGAGAAGAGAATGGAAAAATTGTCATTGAATTAAGTGGAAAAATTAATAATGAAAGTAGTAAAACAATTACTAAAACTGAAAAAAGTATGGACATGTTTATGATTCAAATCTTATTTTTAGCACTATTTTTTACGTTTCTAAGTGGAGCAATTGTTTTTCTCCTATCTATGTCATTGAGAAAGAACCTTTTCAATATTGTTAGAACGGCCAAAGAAGTTTCGACAGGTGATTTAAATGTAGAACCATTAATCACAAACCGGAAAGATGAAATAGGTGAGATTAATGTTGCAGTAAATGGGATGACAGAAAGCTTAAGAAAAATGGTAAGAGGGATTAAGGGAGTATCGAAAAACATCAATATAAATACGGAGAAACTAAGAAATTATTCATATAATGTGAAACAAAAAAGTGAAGGTATATTTGGAACAATGGAAACACTATCCACTGGTGCAGAAGAACAAGCTGCATCATCCATGCAATTGTTTACACATTATGATTCATTAAATAATGAAATTGAACATTTAACTATGAAAGGTATGGTCCTTAAGCAATCTGCCACAAATGTAATGAAAACAACAGAAAATGGCCAAACATTATTGTTTGATACAATCAGCAAAATTTCAAACGTATATCAAATTATTGGAAAAACAGTAAATGAAATTGGAACAATGGAGAATAAAATGGGGGAAATTAATCGACTAGCCGACGTAATTAAAGCCATTGCAGCACAAACACATTTATTAGCATTAAATGCCTCTATTGAAGCTGCAAGAGCTGGCGAACATGGAAATGGATTTGCAGTAGTAGCAAAAGAGGTTAAAAAACTTGCAGGGGAAGTAGAATTTTCCTTAATAGATATTAATGGAATTGTAATTTCAATTCAGAGAATGTTTCAAGCATTGACGGGTTCACTCCAACAAGGGTTTGAAGAACTTAAATTAGGTACATATAAGTTGGAACATACTGAGGAGGGTTTTTATTCAATAAAGGGGGAAATGGAGAAAATGGTAGAGAATGTGGCCAATATTTCCCAAGGATTAGAAGCTATTTCTCAGAATAGTTTAGAGGTAAAGAGTTCATTTGAACTAATTGCAAGTACTTCAAATCAATTTAAATCAGGCACCATACATTCTTCTAATTTCATTAAAGATCAAGATAAAGAATTGGAAAATATTCATATTAAAACCAATGAAATATCTGAGCAGGCCAATATCCTTTTAAATTTAGTGGAGAATTTTAGAATTTGA
- the phoU gene encoding phosphate signaling complex protein PhoU — MNTRSNFDSNLKQLKDMLIEMARKSENAIKESIDALKLQDLDKAKQIINNDTIIDDLEHEINDKAIILIAKESPVARDLRKIIVALKISSEIERIADNAVNIAKSTLHIGKEKHIKEIIDIPKMMDLALEMLGDSLTAFLTEDVELARNCAQKDDKVDEMYGKLIKELMGYIQQNPDKTNQITQLAFVCRYIERLGDHSTNIAEHVIYLVTGKRYDLNA, encoded by the coding sequence ATGAATACGAGATCAAATTTTGACAGCAATTTAAAACAACTTAAAGATATGCTTATAGAAATGGCTCGAAAATCAGAAAATGCTATTAAAGAGAGTATTGATGCCCTCAAACTTCAAGATCTTGATAAAGCAAAGCAAATCATCAATAATGATACCATTATTGATGATTTAGAACATGAAATTAACGATAAAGCCATTATTTTAATTGCAAAGGAATCACCTGTAGCAAGAGATCTTCGAAAAATTATTGTCGCTTTAAAAATTTCATCCGAAATCGAACGAATTGCCGATAATGCCGTAAATATTGCAAAGTCAACCTTGCATATTGGCAAAGAAAAACATATTAAAGAAATTATCGATATCCCTAAAATGATGGATCTTGCTTTGGAAATGTTAGGAGATTCTTTAACCGCTTTCCTAACAGAAGATGTAGAACTTGCAAGAAATTGTGCACAAAAAGACGATAAAGTGGATGAAATGTATGGGAAATTAATTAAAGAACTTATGGGGTATATTCAGCAAAATCCAGATAAAACGAATCAAATTACACAGTTAGCATTTGTTTGCAGGTATATCGAAAGACTTGGGGACCATTCCACCAACATCGCTGAGCATGTTATATACCTTGTGACCGGAAAGCGTTATGATTTAAACGCATAA
- the pstB gene encoding phosphate ABC transporter ATP-binding protein PstB: MSILTYTNHAFDVNNLNLWYGDHLALKNIDFPIFKKEVTAIIGPSGCGKSTFIKTLNLMINMVPHVKMTGEINYDGKNILNEKTDLVELRKNVGMVFQKGNPFPQSIFDNVAYGPRVHGITKRVHLEEIVIKSLMDVALWDEVKDRLNAPALGLSGGQQQRLCIARALATKPNVLLMDEPTSALDPISTLAIEELVLELKDKYTIVIVTHNMQQAARVSDKTAFFLMGELVELDETSKIFSNPTDKRTEDYISGRFG, translated from the coding sequence TTGTCGATACTAACTTACACAAATCATGCATTTGATGTAAACAATTTGAATTTATGGTACGGGGATCATCTTGCCTTGAAAAACATAGACTTCCCTATTTTTAAAAAAGAAGTAACTGCCATCATAGGGCCGTCTGGCTGTGGAAAATCAACCTTTATTAAAACATTAAATTTAATGATTAATATGGTGCCACATGTAAAAATGACAGGTGAAATCAATTACGATGGTAAAAACATTTTAAATGAGAAAACCGATCTCGTGGAACTCCGCAAAAACGTCGGTATGGTGTTTCAAAAGGGAAATCCTTTTCCACAATCAATCTTTGACAATGTTGCCTATGGTCCTCGTGTACACGGGATTACAAAAAGAGTCCATCTAGAGGAAATTGTCATAAAATCATTAATGGATGTTGCTTTATGGGATGAGGTAAAGGACCGCTTAAATGCTCCTGCGCTGGGTCTCTCTGGTGGCCAGCAGCAAAGGCTATGTATTGCAAGAGCCCTTGCGACTAAACCAAATGTGCTATTAATGGACGAACCAACATCAGCACTAGATCCCATTTCGACACTAGCAATTGAGGAATTGGTATTAGAATTAAAAGATAAATATACGATCGTGATTGTTACACACAACATGCAACAGGCTGCTAGAGTTTCTGATAAAACTGCCTTCTTTTTAATGGGGGAACTAGTAGAATTAGATGAAACCTCCAAAATTTTCTCAAATCCTACAGATAAACGAACAGAGGACTATATTTCAGGAAGATTCGGATAA
- a CDS encoding response regulator transcription factor, whose amino-acid sequence MRNKVLVVDDEQSIVTLLQYNFKQAGFEVVTALNGEVGRDLAITKSFDIIVLDLMLPKLDGMEVCKQLRQRNIMTPILMLTAKDDEFDKVLGLELGADDYMVKPFSPREVIARVKAILRRTQPQINEEEKNTIDIKIGELKIELEQYKAYFQDKQLELTLTEFELLLFLAKNKDRMLTRDQLLNAVWNFEFAGDSRIVDVFISHLREKIEIDSKKPRYIKTIRGLGYKLEEPSNE is encoded by the coding sequence ATGAGAAATAAAGTACTTGTGGTAGACGATGAGCAATCTATTGTAACTTTGCTTCAATATAATTTTAAGCAAGCGGGGTTTGAAGTAGTGACAGCACTAAATGGAGAAGTAGGAAGAGATTTAGCTATAACTAAATCTTTTGATATTATTGTTTTGGATTTAATGCTTCCTAAATTAGATGGGATGGAAGTCTGTAAGCAATTAAGACAAAGGAATATCATGACTCCTATTTTAATGTTAACTGCAAAGGATGATGAATTTGATAAAGTCTTGGGCCTTGAACTTGGTGCGGATGATTATATGGTTAAACCATTTAGTCCTAGAGAGGTCATTGCTCGTGTAAAAGCAATATTAAGAAGAACTCAACCTCAAATTAATGAAGAGGAGAAAAATACCATCGATATTAAAATCGGGGAATTAAAAATAGAACTAGAGCAATATAAGGCATATTTTCAAGATAAACAACTTGAACTGACACTTACGGAGTTCGAATTACTTTTATTTCTTGCTAAAAATAAGGACCGAATGTTAACTCGGGATCAATTACTCAACGCAGTCTGGAATTTTGAATTTGCTGGGGATTCAAGAATTGTGGATGTTTTTATTTCGCATCTTAGAGAAAAAATCGAAATTGATTCGAAAAAGCCCCGATATATTAAAACCATACGGGGATTAGGGTATAAGCTTGAGGAACCTTCAAATGAATGA
- a CDS encoding phosphate ABC transporter substrate-binding protein, translating into MKNLKKISLLMIVAALMVFAAACGGGASKDKTEGTATKDNANKELSGSLVISGSTALQPLVAAAAEEFMNKNPKVSIQVNGGGSGTGLSQVSQGAVQIGNSDVFAEEKTISGLNDNKVAVVGMTAAINPKVGLKDIKKADLIKVFTGQIKNWKELGGSDQKITLVNRPDSSGTRAVFNKLALGGATPAEGITEDASNTVKKIINETPGAIGYLAFSYLTDSTVTALSIDGVEPTAENVQSGKFPVWAYEHMYTKGDATDLEKSFLDYMMSDEVQTNMVTKQGYIPVTTMKVERDVKGNITNK; encoded by the coding sequence ATGAAAAATTTGAAAAAAATTAGCCTACTTATGATTGTAGCTGCTTTAATGGTATTCGCGGCTGCTTGCGGGGGTGGTGCTTCTAAAGATAAAACGGAAGGCACTGCTACAAAAGATAATGCAAATAAGGAACTTTCCGGTTCGTTAGTTATATCTGGTTCAACGGCATTGCAACCACTTGTTGCTGCTGCTGCAGAAGAATTCATGAATAAAAATCCAAAAGTAAGTATTCAAGTAAACGGTGGTGGATCTGGTACAGGTTTATCACAGGTTTCACAAGGGGCAGTTCAAATTGGTAACTCAGATGTTTTTGCTGAAGAAAAAACGATTTCTGGCCTAAATGACAACAAAGTTGCAGTAGTTGGAATGACAGCTGCAATTAACCCTAAAGTCGGTCTTAAAGATATCAAAAAAGCTGATCTTATCAAAGTGTTCACTGGCCAAATTAAAAATTGGAAAGAGCTTGGTGGTTCAGATCAAAAAATTACTCTTGTAAATCGTCCTGATTCTTCAGGTACACGTGCAGTATTCAATAAACTTGCTCTAGGTGGAGCAACACCTGCAGAAGGAATTACAGAAGATGCTTCAAATACAGTCAAAAAGATTATTAATGAAACTCCTGGTGCAATTGGTTACCTTGCATTTTCATACTTGACCGATAGCACAGTAACTGCACTTTCAATTGATGGTGTAGAACCAACTGCCGAGAACGTACAATCTGGTAAATTCCCAGTGTGGGCTTATGAGCATATGTACACAAAAGGCGATGCTACTGATCTTGAAAAATCATTCCTTGACTATATGATGAGCGACGAAGTGCAAACAAACATGGTAACAAAGCAAGGATATATTCCTGTAACAACAATGAAAGTAGAACGTGACGTTAAAGGAAATATAACCAATAAATAA
- the pstC gene encoding phosphate ABC transporter permease subunit PstC, translating to MEKLAPAKDRLLKSEKKRMDGEVRGKIIVFFCAIIMISATISITIFLGTKGLQSFIKDGVSLIEFLTSKLWNPTDQAKPLYGALPFIFGSFIVTFLAALIAAPLGIGGAIFMTEIAPSWGRKILQPVIELLVGIPSVVYGFIGLTVLVPFVRTHFGGLGFSLLSGMIVLSIMILPTITTIATDAMSSLPKTLREGSFALGATRFQTIRKVLIPAAMPSLLTAIVLGMARAFGEALAVQMVIGNVKTMPHSILDASATLTTIITMNMGYTTFGSPENNILWSMGLLLLIMSFAFILLIRYLSARRKI from the coding sequence ATGGAAAAATTAGCTCCAGCAAAAGATAGATTATTAAAATCAGAAAAAAAACGGATGGATGGGGAAGTAAGAGGGAAAATCATTGTTTTCTTTTGTGCCATTATTATGATATCAGCAACAATTTCTATTACGATTTTCCTTGGCACGAAAGGGTTGCAATCATTTATAAAAGATGGTGTAAGTCTTATTGAATTCTTAACTAGTAAGCTTTGGAATCCTACTGATCAAGCAAAACCACTATACGGGGCATTACCGTTTATTTTTGGCTCATTTATCGTAACGTTTCTTGCTGCTTTAATAGCTGCACCTCTTGGTATTGGTGGAGCCATTTTTATGACTGAAATTGCTCCATCATGGGGCAGAAAAATATTACAACCAGTTATAGAACTCTTAGTAGGAATTCCGTCCGTTGTTTATGGATTCATTGGGCTTACAGTATTGGTGCCTTTTGTTCGCACACATTTTGGTGGACTTGGATTTAGTTTACTTTCAGGGATGATTGTGCTCTCCATTATGATATTGCCAACGATCACGACCATTGCTACAGATGCTATGAGTTCTTTACCGAAAACACTTCGCGAAGGATCTTTTGCACTGGGTGCCACTCGTTTTCAAACGATTAGAAAGGTACTCATTCCAGCAGCAATGCCTTCTCTTTTGACTGCGATTGTTTTAGGTATGGCGAGAGCATTTGGAGAAGCGTTAGCTGTTCAAATGGTCATTGGTAATGTGAAAACGATGCCGCATAGTATTTTGGATGCATCGGCTACATTAACGACAATTATTACGATGAATATGGGCTATACGACATTCGGAAGTCCTGAAAATAATATTTTATGGTCAATGGGTTTATTGCTATTAATCATGTCATTCGCCTTTATTCTATTGATTCGGTACCTTTCAGCTAGGAGGAAAATTTAA
- a CDS encoding EAL domain-containing protein has translation MKNSSMMNYLNFIRYINANKDRLINEFKKSKELHLLLNAEKIKTFFQPILSLEEGCTYGFEILNRPQSTELFPTTEKFYDFIGGSSDVFSIEQFFRNLSLERYSEQVNKTRGHRNKLVFLNIQPQVLADPAYKSGKTLEILGKYNLSPDQIVLELTEKEAVTDYKQFEKIISHYRKQGFRIAVDDAGTGYNSLKTLLYLKPEFIKIDKSLIRNITANPTQQYLVELLLDFAVQSETKVIAEGIETLAELMFLQDLGVHFGQGYALGKPLQELKNGILPILKPVSTRNLNRVVNGK, from the coding sequence ATGAAAAACAGCTCAATGATGAACTATTTAAATTTTATTCGTTATATTAACGCTAACAAAGATAGGCTCATAAATGAATTTAAAAAGAGTAAAGAACTTCATTTACTTTTGAACGCTGAAAAAATAAAAACCTTCTTTCAACCAATCCTTTCTCTAGAGGAAGGTTGCACATATGGATTTGAAATACTAAATCGGCCCCAGAGTACAGAACTATTCCCAACAACTGAAAAATTTTATGATTTTATTGGAGGGAGTAGCGATGTTTTTAGTATCGAACAGTTTTTTCGAAATCTTTCTCTTGAAAGATACTCAGAACAAGTAAATAAAACTCGTGGGCATAGAAATAAGCTGGTGTTTCTAAATATTCAGCCACAGGTGCTGGCTGACCCTGCATATAAAAGCGGTAAAACATTAGAAATACTTGGAAAATATAATCTTTCTCCAGACCAAATAGTTTTAGAACTTACAGAAAAAGAGGCAGTAACTGATTATAAGCAGTTTGAAAAAATAATTAGCCATTATCGGAAACAAGGTTTTAGAATTGCGGTGGATGATGCTGGGACGGGATACAACAGTTTAAAAACACTTCTTTATTTAAAACCTGAATTTATTAAAATTGATAAATCCCTGATCCGAAATATTACTGCGAATCCAACTCAACAGTATTTAGTGGAACTTCTATTAGATTTTGCTGTCCAATCGGAAACCAAAGTAATTGCAGAAGGAATTGAAACATTGGCGGAGCTTATGTTTTTACAAGATCTTGGAGTGCACTTTGGGCAAGGTTATGCACTAGGAAAACCATTGCAGGAACTAAAGAATGGGATTCTCCCAATTTTAAAACCGGTTAGCACGAGAAATTTAAATAGAGTAGTAAATGGGAAATAA
- the pstA gene encoding phosphate ABC transporter permease PstA, whose translation MNSRVADRIATGVFIAIAVIILAVLVGLFSFILVHGVQHISIKFLTTPSSNMMAGGGIRDQLFNSFYVLFITMIITVPIGVGGGIYMAEYAKPGKVTNTIRSCIEVLASLPSIVIGLFGLLMFVTLTGWGYTILGGALALTVFNLPVMVRVTEDAILSVPKDLKEASLALGITHWHTIKTILLPSAFPTILTGAILAAGRVFGEAAALLFTAGLSTPRLDYANWNPFTPTSPLNIFRPAETLAVHIWAVNTQGLIPDVAAVSNGSAAVLVISVLIFNLLARWIGSLIHKKVTATK comes from the coding sequence ATGAATTCAAGAGTAGCTGATCGTATAGCAACAGGTGTATTTATTGCGATTGCTGTTATTATTCTGGCCGTTTTGGTTGGGTTATTTTCCTTTATTTTGGTTCACGGTGTTCAGCATATTTCAATTAAATTTTTAACTACTCCTTCAAGTAATATGATGGCTGGAGGGGGAATCCGAGACCAATTATTTAATTCATTTTATGTTTTATTTATAACGATGATTATAACTGTGCCGATTGGTGTTGGTGGCGGTATTTATATGGCTGAATATGCAAAGCCAGGAAAAGTAACTAATACGATTCGCTCGTGTATTGAAGTATTAGCTTCACTTCCTTCTATTGTTATCGGGCTATTTGGTCTATTAATGTTTGTTACCTTAACAGGCTGGGGATATACCATTTTAGGTGGGGCACTTGCACTTACAGTATTTAATCTTCCCGTTATGGTAAGAGTTACGGAAGATGCGATTCTCTCGGTGCCGAAAGATTTAAAAGAAGCAAGTCTTGCTCTTGGAATTACTCACTGGCACACAATCAAAACGATATTATTGCCCAGTGCATTCCCAACCATTCTAACCGGAGCAATTCTTGCAGCAGGGAGGGTGTTCGGTGAGGCAGCTGCATTGTTGTTCACAGCAGGTCTTTCGACACCAAGATTAGATTATGCCAATTGGAATCCTTTTACACCAACATCGCCATTGAATATTTTCCGTCCAGCCGAAACCTTGGCAGTCCATATTTGGGCTGTTAACACTCAAGGTTTAATTCCAGATGTTGCCGCAGTTTCAAATGGATCTGCAGCCGTTTTAGTCATTTCTGTGTTAATTTTTAATTTATTGGCTAGATGGATTGGAAGCCTTATTCATAAAAAAGTAACGGCGACTAAATAA